In a genomic window of Scyliorhinus torazame isolate Kashiwa2021f chromosome 5, sScyTor2.1, whole genome shotgun sequence:
- the LOC140419897 gene encoding uncharacterized protein gives MAKPWKCEDCGRGFRAPHELATHQRSHTGEQPFTCSWCEKGFAHIGTLQRHELIHTAERPFTCSDCGKGFPQLSQLQTHQRVHTGERPFTCSQCEKGFTQIGNLHTHQRVHTGERPFTCSQCEKGFAHNSALQRHKLIHTAERPFTCSDCGKGFIRLSQLQTHQRVHTGEWPFTCSDCGKVFPRLSQLQTHQRVHTGKSPFTCSQCEKGFAQIGSLRKHDRIHTGERPFTCSQCEKRFNDIGNLRRHERVHTGERPFTCSDCGKGYTLLAHLQRHQRVHTGERPFTCIQCEKGFTDNASLRKHERVHTGDYPFNCTVCDKGFTDIGNLRRHERVHTGERPFICSVCDMGFAQLSSLLKHNATHTKSRPFKCPDCRRGFKSSQLLMSHQRVHSEERPFSCSHCTKSFRSPSNLMKHERSHTGESPFTSPTGKRFTRSSLAEPQCHSQQ, from the coding sequence ATggcgaaaccatggaaatgtgaggattgtgggagggGATTTAGAGCCCCACACGAGCTGGCaacgcatcaacgcagtcacactggcgagcagcctttcacctgctcttggtgtgaaaagggattcgctcacattggcaccctgcagagacacgaactaattcacactgcggagagaccgttcacctgctctgactgtgggaagggattccctcagttatcccagctgcagacacaccagcgggttcacactggggagaggcctttcacctgctctcagtgtgaaaagggattcactcaaattggcaacctgcatacacaccagcgagttcacactggagagaggcctttcacctgctctcagtgtgaaaagggattcgctcACAATAGCGCCCTGCAGAGACACAAACTAattcacactgcggagagaccgttcacctgctctgactgtgggaagggattcattcggttatcccagctgcagacacaccagcgagttcacactggggagtggcctttcacctgctctgactgtgggaaggtatTCCCTCGGTTATCccagctgcagacacaccagcgagttcacactggaaagagtcctttcacctgctctcagtgtgaaaagggattcgctcaaattggcagcctgcggaaacacgaccgaattcacactggagagaggcctttcacctgttctcagtgtgaaaagagattcaatgacattggcaacctgcggagacacgaacgagttcacactggggagaggccgttcacctgctctgactgtgggaagggatacactctgttagcccacctgcagagacaccagcgagttcacactggagagagacctttcacctgcattcagtgtgaaaagggattcactgacaatgccagcctgcggaaacacgaacgagttcacaccggggattaTCCATTcaactgcactgtgtgtgataagggattcactgatATTGGTAACcttcggagacacgaacgagttcacaccggggagaggccattcatctgctctgtgtgtgatatgggattcgctcaattatccagcctgctgaaacacaatgccactcacaccaagagcaggccctttaaatgccctGACTGCAggcggggtttcaaaagctctcagctactgatgtcccaccagcgcgttcactctgaggagagaccgttcagctgctctcactgcacaaagagctttagatccccatccaacctgatgaaacacgagcgaagtcacaccggggagagcccgttcacctctccgactgggaaaagattcactcggtcatcacttgctgagccacaatgtcactcacagcaatga